The genomic DNA ATATCACATTATTATCTTACAACTATTTTACAATGCTGATGTGACAATCCCCACTTAACCAAGAATAGTTCAATAAACCTACAGCATTTATCTCTACAGATAATCCACAAGCAATTCgggggaaaagtacactttgaAATGAGAAAAACTTGCAAGATGGAGTGAAATATGAATCTCAAGCAAGTGAAACCTGAATAATGAAGTTCATTTCATATGATACTAGAAGAAGAATGATAGTTTGCCACAAAAGTGATATTTTATCATCTAAAGATGCTATTTATGACTTATGAAATAGGAAATAGGCAAACTAGAGAGCTGGACATGTCAGTTCTTACAGAAATCATGTTTTGGTGAACCCCAAAATGGGATAAGTGTCCGAACTCTTACTGAAAACACCAATGATTTTGAAATGAGGTTAATttacttatatttatttttcatttgtgctattttataagatttttcTAGTTTGAGAAATGAGAGACTGAAACAGAAGTTAAATGTTTACTGCCTGGACAGGCTGAACCTGATTTTATTCAAGCCAGATGGATATTGTGGTACCCAATACTGGCCTTTGAGCATCCAGCACTAATAAGTCAACCCTTCAAAAATGGTTGTCACCCCTACAATGCCACCTTAAGTGCTTTGATTTTCTAGGTAGACAGCTCCTACTATCCACCATCGCAATATTTAAGCACGCAAGCCTACAAATACAATCCTGTGTATAAACAATGTgcttaaaaattacaaaaaattcagCAATGAAGTGATATACCTGAGACATTGATCAACACTGTTGGAAGCAGTTTTACCATTGCCATTGTCTGAAGCATATTGTGCCACCTATAATTCCGAAGAAAATTTTCCAAAGCTCTTAGGAACTCATGTATACAAAAACTGCCATAAAGCAAATGTAAATGAGCATGGAGAGTGACAATGGATGTATCATCTAATATGAAACCAATGATGACAAGAACAGCGAGTCGGCAACAAAAATCAGCAAAAGTCAACACTGTTTGATGTACAAGTAATTACAGGAAAACTGAAAACACATGATACAGAGGCCCAGAAAAACATCTCCATGCTCATTAACTGAACCACTTGGAGGACAAGATCAGAGTTAATGTGTTACGATCCTAATGTTCCACATGGGTTAAATCTAATtttaaccatgtgtatataagttgtTGAGCACCCTCTCCTTGCAAGCCGGTTTTCAAAGGTGAGTTATACTCAAGGTTTGTATCATAATAGCTGATCAGAATATCTATAGTCAATCTGAGAGGCACTTTCCTGGTTAAATTTGAGAGTTACTTGCAATATTTGCATTACTGCAAACAGTGCTTTGGTGATCCATGCTCATGGCTATTACAAGTGAGACTAATTTAAGCAGTACAGTACAGTAATACTCTGGTTCATAAGGCGATAAACTTTGaggatggcttttcactgaaaGCCAGACACTGTTGTATAGTATAGATGAGGAATTCTTTCATGCCAAGAATCAGAAGCAAACCACAACTGGAAgagcaaaacacaaaaaagtaCTCAAAAGTTCAAGAAAGTCTCAACTTACTGCTCGAATATTTACACGAAGGGATGCTGCAGGGCCAGAGCGTAGTAGAGATCGGCAGGCAGCATACTGGGGTTGATCAACTTCTAGAGATTCCTCTGCACTAGtagaaacataaaatataaGTACTATTACACTATTACCCCATTTCTATGCCTTTTGCAAATGCTTACGCAAGCCAAacactggaaaaaaaaaagagtaacaaCAAAGATCAAACATACAGAAACGCACACAAATAATCACCAAACGGAAAATCAAACTTATCTCCATCAAAACAGAAggtggagaaaattttgatgagATTGTAATGGACGAAAACACATTAAATgcataaatcaaataaaagtgtcattataaaatgaaatcaaatgaCAGAGACATTTACCCAAGTCCTTGATCTGTAACTGCGTCAATATGACAGCTGGTACATAAGCCTCTAGTGGGTCAAGCTTTTTCCTGATTATTGTATCATAAGAAGGATTAGTTGTGAAGAAACAAAGTTTCAAAGAACcgttttttctgttttccttttttgcCATGAttgaaccaagaaaaaaaaaaaaaaaaagttgaaaccATGCTGTAGACGTCACTTTTTCACATATTTATCGAAAATGCCGCCGGCGATAGCATCTGCAAGAGAAGAATACGTTTAATAAATATGGGATTTGCTTTCTCCGACAACCAAAGAGATGGGGTTCATAAAAACTTACGGTTGGGGACAAAGAGGAAGTGGGACAGGACAAGGGAGACCAATCGCCTGCTCTCCCGCCATTCTGGGGGTGACAATGCGCACCTCAATCGCGGCAGCTTCCTCTCGGGTCTAGCAGTCGGAGGAGGGCAGGTTAAGGAATTGAAGGGCTTGGTGCTAACGTACGCAGGGGTGCCAAGTGTAGCCATGCCGACCCAACATCCGCTTTTCTGTCGATAGACACTCTGCTCTGGTCTACTCTTTGCTTATCCCTTCGTATCTCTCTCACATCTTTCACGAAATATTTCTGTAAACTGACATATCTGCCCTccaatttgtcttttatttggaatgtatttttttttttttaaaaaaaaaaaaaggtatttggagtttttttttttttttttgggaaatgtaAATCACGCTCTACCACCTGTGCACCGACACCAGCGGACAATGACAGTAGTGTTGCACTTTGTCAAATATTCTAGCAGGAGGAATGACACAACTTGGGGCCAAACTTGGGGCAATGATACAAATTGGCCTCAACttgggccaattttttttttttttaattttaaaatttttaaaaattggtcattattataaataaaaatacaattttttatttttttaaaaaatactaaataaaagaaggaccaaaataaaaaaatattgtttcataaacttttttaattttttaaattaaaaaataaggaaaaagtttctgaagcaaatacagtttttatttttaagaagataccaaaataaaagaataaccaaaataaaaattattgctttagaaactttttttatttttaatttttttattttttaaattaaaaaataaggcaaaagttgacCTACAGTTAGACAAAATAGTTATacctttaacattttccttttagaAGAGAGCTGCATCTATGCGGTCCGGCAAAAAAGGCATGTTTTTCACCTTCCATTAAAATGCTGACACCTCGCCTAATATACTTTAAGAAAATGAAGCCAAAACACGGCGGGTCTCAGGCCGAGACCCAGCCTCGggattttctctctccttcgaTCTAGTGTTTACGTTGTAgataatttttgtaaatttttttgctttaggCTAACGTGGCTTTCTTCTATTGGAGGGCATAAACTTCCGCATCGTCCGCATAGAAGTTATGCTCATTCAAGAATGTTGGTTGATGATGCATTTCCAATAGCTTATCCGTGAAGGAGTTGTTGCAAAatagattaaaaagaaaaaaaaaaaaaatcttcaaaaattgtTCGCCCGGAAGACAATTAGAAGAACTTTCGATGCTCATAGTATTTTAAAGAGAAACCCAaattgaaaaagtgaaaaataagaaagttgATTATGGTTTCTAACACTTGTCATGTGGAGGATTTATAGCCCTATGATTATTTTCATGTAAAGACCTTAGTGCCCTAGTGATTATTTATATCCACACGAATGGTCAATTTCAGGAAGGGTTTGTTTATTATCCAAAAGAGTAATGTCAGATTGCTACAAGTAAGAACCAAGCTTATTTTATTGGTTAAGGTGGTCAATTTTCTTGctacaagaaaaagaaacctcGTTTTAGTTTTTGGAATAATAAATCTAAAAAGCCTCATGGGTGTTTCTGTAATTATTGACCCAACAAACCCCTAATGATTATTTTTAGgggtaaatactaaatacctcTGAGTTttacttaatttgttttttctccttagaatttattttgtattattggAGATCCTTCtagttttgataaaagaccaaattcGTTCTTTCGTCCATTGATCGTTAGTTGACCCAACGGAATTCCACGTAAACCAATTAGAAGCTGACatttggcataagtggccaagtcatcagtgatgacgtggcacctaattaaattttttattttaaaataaaaaataaaaatatatatattttttcattaaaaaaaaaaaaaaaaaaattggggatgaccgaaaccacccccaaaccaccattgggagtggtttcgaccacccccttggagccaagggggtggccgagctaGCCCTCAACcaccactgggggtggtttcggccacccccttgggcaccaagggggaggccgagccacccccaatacccactgggggtggtttcagccacccccaaacacCATTGGGGNNNNNNNNNNNNNNNNNNNNNNNNNNNNNNNNNNNNNNNNNNNNNNNNNNNNNNNNNNNNNNNNNNNNNNNNNNNNNNNNNNNNNNNNNNNNNNNNNNNNTTCGGTCACCCCCTGGCtccaaggggtggccgagccgACCACAGccaccccccaattttttttttttaatgaaaatatatatatttttaaaataaaaataaaaaatttaattaggtgccaCATCATCACTGATAACATGACCACTTATGCCAAATGTTAGCTTCTAATTGGTTCACGTGGAGTTCTGTTAGATCAAATAATGGTTAATAGATGGAAGAACgaatttggtcttttatcaaaattagaaaaacctcttatgatacaaaataaatcctaaggggaaaaaaaattaagtaaaacccataggggtatttagtatttataccttatttttaagagagaaataatatttagtaaacTAATATAAACTGTAATTAAGACGACAGGACAGTTAAAATCAGTTGATTAAATTAAAGATTGAGTTTGactattacattattttttgtattacaGTTGTATAATCcgtatataaaatattttttttttcttttttacaaattttaaatgattcaaataatattacatacttTTAAGATTGTTTAAAACGAACATAGTGAGGTACGCCACCGATTGAAGCAGAAAGAAATACTAAACAACATCCTCTGCTTCATCTCCGATCTCTGTGGGTTCCTGAGCAGCAGCGAGAATGACAAAGGCTCTGTGGCTTCTCTTGCTTCCCCTTCTCTTCGTGTCTGCTTCTGCAGCCGCAACTCAGAGTAAGAAGTCTCTGCATTGCCTTTTAAAACTCGCTTCTTTATATACATGTATGTGCATCATGTTTTGAATTCGTGGGTTATCATCAGATTCCTGATCTGCTTGAAAAGTTTGTCTGAATGTGTCTCTGGTATAATTCCAAAAATGGCATTTCTGGATTAAACCCCCGAGGTGTTTATTTATGGTAAGAACGAACAGTTATCAGATCTCTTCCTTAAGATAAGATTCATTTGTTAGTTGATGTCTCTGGTGGGACATTTATGGTAAGAATGCTGAATGTCGTCTTTCGTTGCTTTATTTGGTTCCTGAGAAATCGGGGTGAAGgaagaggaaaataaattacagaattattattattattattattattttattttattattttatttttttattttttttggctttttcatTCGAACTCATACAATTCTTCTGCTGGGTTTAAGATCTAACTTTTGGGGACTACAACCACTGAAAATCTCTTTCcttgatgattttttttgttctgttttttggGAGTTGATGGGATGTGAAAACACAATCAACCTTCAAAACTTCCCT from Corylus avellana chromosome ca6, CavTom2PMs-1.0 includes the following:
- the LOC132184112 gene encoding uncharacterized protein LOC132184112 isoform X1, with the translated sequence MATLGTPAYVSTKPFNSLTCPPPTARPERKLPRLRCALSPPEWRESRRLVSLVLSHFLFVPNHAIAGGIFDKYVKKKKLDPLEAYVPAVILTQLQIKDLEESLEVDQPQYAACRSLLRSGPAASLRVNIRAVAQYASDNGNGKTASNSVDQCLRALEELDSLLLRASRNDTQASLESMKGEINVAVNALESLLQTVPSDVLDKGKAVADSYRIREDVEPETLDQEMQQLESIL
- the LOC132184112 gene encoding uncharacterized protein LOC132184112 isoform X2, with product MATLGTPAYVSTKPFNSLTCPPPTARPERKLPRLRCALSPPEWRESRRLVSLVLSHFLFVPNHAIAGGIFDKYVKKKKLDPLEAYVPAVILTQLQIKDLEESLEVDQPQYAACRSLLRSGPAASLRVNIRAVAQYASDNGNGKTASNSVDQCLSETSTSAEPWRNLIPYFCEHQGMIHKPHLNQ